The following proteins are encoded in a genomic region of Coffea eugenioides isolate CCC68of chromosome 6, Ceug_1.0, whole genome shotgun sequence:
- the LOC113774467 gene encoding flavin-containing monooxygenase FMO GS-OX5-like, with translation MAPQLHKVAVIGAGVSGLLTARELQREGQQTVVYEKSNQIGGVWVYDPEVETDPLGLDPNRRIIHSSMYDSLRTNLPKQLMEFTDYSFTIEKNGKYLYFPDRKEVLKFLNDFARDFGLDHWIRFNTEVVSVEQKNGKWVLESKTSDVDQTNQKELFDAVVICNGHHTQPKLADTPGIKKWPGKQIHSHNYRVSDPYKDQVVVVIGNGPSGYGIAFDIAKVAKEVHVSSRFPQVEVRKLETYENIWQHSKIEYCHENGAVAFEDGALAAADIIIHCTGYKYDFPFLKTNGIVTVDDNRVGPLYKHVFPPGLAPTLSFVGIPKKVAKGEIRLDKLGMSSVRRIVREAEQPDRVGDIL, from the exons ATGGCACCCCAACTTCATAAGGTGGCAGTGATCGGAGCTGGTGTTTCGGGCCTTTTGACGGCCCGGGAGCTTCAAAGAGAAGGCCAGCAGACTGTGGTGTATGAGAAATCAAACCAAATTGGTGGAGTCTGGGTGTACGATCCTGAAGTCGAGACTGATCCGCTTGGCCTCGACCCTAATAGGAGAATCATTCATAGCAGCATGTACGATTCACTTCGGACAAATTTACCTAAGCAACTTATGGAATTTACAGATTATTCCTTCACAATCGAGAAAAATGGTAAATATTTGTACTTTCCTGATCGCAAGGAGGTGCTCAaattcttgaatgattttgCAAGAGATTTTGGACTGGATCACTGGATTCGGTTTAACACTGAAGTAGTTTCTGTTGAGCAAAAGAATGGTAAGTGGGTTCTTGAGTCTAAAACAAGTGATGTTGATCAAACCAATCAAAAAGAGCTTTTCGATGCGGTCGTGATTTGTAATGGTCATCATACTCAACCAAAATTGGCAGACACTCCAG GAATTAAAAAGTGGCCCGGAAAACAAATTCACAGCCATAATTATCGCGTTTCTGATCCTTACAAGGACCAG GTTGTGGTTGTGATTGGTAACGGGCCAAGTGGCTACGGCATAGCCTTTGACATTGCCAAGGTAGCCAAAGAAGTTCATGTTTCATCAAGATTCCCGCAAGTTGAAGTCAGAAAACTCGAGACCTACGAAAATATATGGCAGCATTCAAAG ATCGAATATTGTCATGAAAATGGTGCGGTAGCTTTCGAGGATGGAGCTTTGGCTGCTGCAGATATCATAATTCACTGTACCGG GTATAAATATGATTTCCCATTCTTGAAAACAAATGGGATAGTTACTGTGGATGATAATCGCGTTGGACCATTGTACAAGCACGTTTTCCCTCCAGGACTTGCTCCTACACTTTCTTTCGTTGGAATCCCAAAAAAG GTAGCGAAGGGGGAGATCCGTTTAGATAAGCTAGGCATGTCATCTGTTAGAAGGATAGTAAGGGAGGCGGAGCAGCCAGACCGGGTGGGGGACATTCTGTAA